The proteins below come from a single Drosophila busckii strain San Diego stock center, stock number 13000-0081.31 chromosome X, ASM1175060v1, whole genome shotgun sequence genomic window:
- the LOC108605877 gene encoding uncharacterized protein LOC108605877 encodes MYLRQRTQSRSRSSTGAAMGTIINVSVVLLLLLAQVSAYKAVIPADAENPGKCIYRGDLLQLGVNNGIPPCQRLTCNEDGSILIEGCGKLSIEHCNRGERIYPAKPFPECCLLKYKCKERDGAPYFIERDAAERA; translated from the exons ATGTATCTGAGACAGAGAACACAATCAAGAAGCAGAAGCTCAACCGGAGCGGCAATGGGAACAATCATCAACGTTTCCGTtgtgctattgttgctgctggcgcaggtGAGCGCCTACAAGGCGGTAATACCAGCCGATGCAG AGAATCCCGGCAAATGCATTTATCGCGGCGATCTGCTGCAGTTGGGCGTTAACAATGGGATACCGCCATGTCAGCGACTGACTTGCAACGAGGATGGCTCCATACTTATCGAGGG TTGTGGCAAACTCTCAATCGAACACTGTAATCGAGGTGAACGCATCTATCCGGCCAAGCCATTCCCGGAGTGCTGTCTACTCAAATACAAGTGCAAGGAGCGTGATGGCGCGCCCTATTTCATCGAACGGGATGCTGCCGAACGGGCGTAG